The Malus sylvestris chromosome 12, drMalSylv7.2, whole genome shotgun sequence genome contains a region encoding:
- the LOC126594163 gene encoding GTP-binding protein BRASSINAZOLE INSENSITIVE PALE GREEN 2, chloroplastic, with amino-acid sequence MTTLLSTAALPSITKLSLKLLNLNNGGNLHPKPSHLSAGFSLDKSNKFSLISCAVKKQESTETTQKVNGKITPRIGGGIGNPFLSEGRDEDERNGPFCPGCGVFMQDKDPNVPGFYQKRKINVSELSDGEEGVEGEFEDFDVEEEEEEEFVDEIEGKFVESGEEDSELEMGDEFEWDSDEFEAKLLGEEENDLDLDGFTPAGVGYGNIKAETIEKMKKKVPKSEKRRMAREAQKEKEEVTVCARCHSLRNYGQVKNQAAENLMPDFDFDRLIATRLIKPAARANPVVVMVVDCVDFDGSFPKRAAKSLFAALKGTENDPKLRKRLPKLVLVATKVDLLPSQVSPARLDRWVRHRAKAGGGPKLSGVYMVSSHKDLNVRNLLSFLKELAGPRGNVWVIGAQNAGKSTLINALARKEGAKVTKLTEAPVPGTTLGILRVGGILSAMAKLFDTPGLLHPYLVSMRLNRDEQKMVEIRKELRPRTYRIKARQTIHVGGLLRLDLVQASVETIYLTVWASPNISLHMGKTENADETWRKHVGIRLQPPIGADRAAEMGKWEEKEIKVSGASWDVNSIDIAVAGLGWFSLGLKGEATLTLWTYDGIEITLREPLVLDRAPSLERPGFWLPKAISEAIGNQSKLEAQRKKLQMESADSLSEVSI; translated from the exons ATGACGACTCTGTTATCTACAGCAGCTCTTCCTTCAATAACAAAGCTCAGCCTGAAGCTTCTCAATCTCAACAATGGCGGCAACCTCCATCCAAAACCTTCTCACCTTTCAGCAG GATTCAGTTTAGATAAAAGCAACAAATTTTCATTGATTAGTTGTGCTGTAAAGAAGCAAGAGAGCACTGAAACGACCCAGAAAGTAAATGGGAAGATTACACCAAGGATAGGTGGTGGAATTGGGAACCCATTTTTGAGTGAGGGAAGGGATGAGGATGAGAGGAATGGACCGTTTTGCCCTGGGTGTGGGGTGTTTATGCAAGATAAGGACCCAAATGTTCCTGGGTTTTATCAGAAAAGAAAGATTAATGTGTCAGAATTGTCAGATGGTGAGGAGGGTGTTGAGGGTGAATTTGAAGACTTCGATgtcgaagaagaggaggaggaggagtttGTGGATGAAATCGAGGGAAAGTTTGTAGAAAGTGGTGAAGAAGATAGTGAATTGGAAATGGGGGATGAGTTTGAGTGGGATTCCGATGAATTCGAAGCCAAGTTGTTGGGGGAGGAAGAAaatgatttggatttggatggtTTTACTCCGGCGGGGGTTGGGTACGGTAACATCAAAGCGGAAACTatagagaagatgaagaagaaggtgcCAAAATCGGAAAAGAGGAGAATGGCTAGAGAGGCtcagaaagagaaagaagaggttACAGTGTGTGCCCGATGTCATTCATTAAGAAATTATGGGCAGGTGAAGAACCAAGCAGCTGAAAACTTGATGcctgattttgattttgatagGTTGATCGCAACCCGGCTGATTAAACCTGCTGCGAGAGCCAATCCTGTTGTGGTTATGGTTGTTGATTGTGTTGATTTTGATGGATCATTCCCTAAGCGGGCAGCAAAGTCATTGTTTGCAGCATTAAAGGGAACTGAAAATGATCCTAAGCTTAGGAAAAGACTGCCAAAGCTTGTTCTAGTGGCCACAAAGGTTGATCTCCTCCCATCACAAGTTTCTCCTGCTAGATTGGATAGATGGGTCCGCCATCGTGCTAAGGCTGGAGGAGGACCTAAACTAAGTGGGGTGTATATGGTTAGTTCTCATAAGGATTTGAATGTCAGGAATCTGTTATCCTTCCTCAAAGAATTGGCTGGCCCTCGAGGGAATGTATGGGTTATCGGGGCTCAAAATGCTGGCAAGTCCACTCTCATAAATGCACTGGCAAGGAAAGAAGGGGCAAAAGTCACAAAGCTCACAGAAGCTCCAGTTCCTGGGACAACATTAGGGATCCTGAGAGTTGGAGGGATCTTGTCAGCTATGGCAAAGTTGTTTGACACTCCAGGACTTCTGCATCCATATTTGGTGTCCATGAGATTGAATAGGGATGAACAGAAAATGGTTGAAATACGGAAGGAGCTTCGTCCTCGGACTTATAGGATAAAGGCAA GACAAACCATACATGTTGGTGGTTTACTGAGACTAGATCTTGTTCAAGCTTCTGTTGAAACAATTTATTTAACAGTTTGGGCTTCACCAAATATTTCTTTGCATATGGGGAAGACAGAAAATGCTGATGAGACATGGAGGAAACATGTTGGTATTAGGTTGCAG CCTCCAATTGGCGCAGACCGAGCCGCTGAGATGGGAAAATGGGAAGAGAAGGAAATCAAAGTGTCTGGAGCAAGTTGGGATGTGAATAGCATCGATATTGCAGTAGCTGGTTTAGGTTGGTTTTCATTAGGTCTTAAAGGGGAAGCAACCTTGACGCTGTGGACATATGATGGCATTGAAATTAC